From Streptosporangium album, the proteins below share one genomic window:
- a CDS encoding polynucleotide kinase-phosphatase has product MTEIAVPEMSLVVLVGISGSGKSTFARRHFAPTQVVSSDFCRGLVADDENDQAATPDAFDVLNYIVGTRLRRGLLTVVDATNVQWEARKKLVELAKSHNVLVDAIVMDVPEEVAVERNEARPDRDFGSHVIRRQSKDLRRSMAKISRDGFRRVHVLRGTDEIEAATVVREKAWSDRRELTGPFDVIGDVHGCRAELETLLRTLGWDVEPGGTGAVHPEGRTAVFVGDLVDRGPDSPGVLRLVMGMVAAGTALCVSGNHEQKLARALNGRKVRVAHGLQESLDQLAAEPEEFRAAALAFMDGLISHYRLDGGRLVVAHAGLKEAYHGRASGRVRSFALYGDTTGETDEYGLPVRYPWATEYRGRAMVVYGHTPVPETEWINNTICLDTGAVFGGKLTALRYPEKEIVSVPAEKVWYESARPFTAPGHRDPGMLSIDDVGGVKHIEVRHGGGRIKVREENAAAALEIMSRFAVDPRWLVYLPPTMAPPETSRLDGYLEHPAEAFAEFTEAGITRVVCEEKHMGSRAVAVLARNPQVAAARFGVEDGTAGAVYTRTGRPFFADTDELVNRLRQACAPLMDELGTDWLALDCELLPWSAKAEGLIRSQYASVGAAARTALPEAISALEAAAGRGLDVGDLLDRTRRRSDNAARFRDAYARYCWPVSGLEGLRLAPFQILACEGRATAVQEPHSWHLDMLSRLADPLIAPTRHLTVDLASQESMDAATAWWSALTADGGEGMVVKPLEWPHPADATGAAVPAGRVQPGVKVRGREYLRIIYGPDYTESLEVLRRRFLGRKRSLALREHALGLEALSRLAEGEPLWRVHEAVFAVLALESEPVDPRL; this is encoded by the coding sequence ATGACTGAGATCGCTGTGCCGGAGATGTCGCTGGTCGTGCTCGTGGGGATCTCGGGGAGCGGCAAGTCGACCTTCGCCCGCAGGCACTTCGCGCCGACCCAGGTGGTCTCCTCGGACTTCTGCCGGGGGCTGGTGGCCGACGACGAGAACGACCAGGCCGCCACCCCAGACGCCTTCGACGTGCTCAACTACATCGTCGGCACCCGCCTGCGGCGGGGCCTCCTCACCGTCGTGGACGCCACCAACGTCCAGTGGGAGGCGCGCAAGAAGCTGGTCGAGCTCGCCAAATCCCACAACGTGCTGGTCGACGCGATCGTCATGGACGTGCCGGAGGAGGTGGCGGTCGAGCGCAACGAGGCCAGGCCCGACCGTGACTTCGGCTCCCACGTGATCCGGCGGCAGAGCAAGGACCTGCGGCGCTCCATGGCGAAGATCTCCCGGGACGGCTTCCGCAGGGTCCACGTGCTGCGCGGGACCGACGAGATCGAGGCCGCCACGGTCGTCCGGGAGAAGGCGTGGAGCGACAGGCGTGAGCTGACCGGGCCGTTCGATGTCATCGGCGACGTGCACGGATGCCGCGCCGAGCTGGAGACGCTGTTGCGCACCCTGGGCTGGGACGTCGAGCCCGGCGGCACGGGGGCGGTCCACCCCGAGGGCAGGACGGCGGTGTTCGTCGGCGACCTGGTGGACCGGGGACCTGACTCGCCGGGCGTGCTCCGGCTCGTCATGGGCATGGTCGCGGCCGGGACCGCGCTGTGCGTGTCCGGTAACCACGAGCAGAAGCTGGCCCGCGCGCTCAACGGCCGCAAGGTCAGGGTCGCCCACGGGCTGCAGGAGTCGCTGGACCAGCTCGCCGCCGAGCCCGAGGAGTTCCGCGCCGCCGCGCTGGCCTTCATGGACGGGCTGATCAGCCACTACCGGCTCGACGGGGGCAGGCTCGTCGTCGCGCACGCGGGGCTGAAGGAGGCCTACCACGGCCGAGCCTCGGGCCGGGTGCGCTCCTTCGCGCTGTACGGCGACACCACGGGCGAGACCGACGAGTACGGCCTGCCGGTGCGCTACCCCTGGGCGACGGAGTACCGGGGCCGGGCCATGGTCGTCTACGGTCACACCCCGGTCCCCGAGACCGAGTGGATCAACAACACGATCTGCCTGGACACCGGTGCCGTGTTCGGCGGGAAGCTCACCGCGCTCCGCTACCCGGAAAAGGAGATCGTCTCGGTGCCCGCCGAGAAGGTCTGGTACGAGTCGGCCAGGCCGTTCACCGCCCCCGGCCACCGCGACCCCGGCATGCTCTCCATCGACGACGTCGGAGGGGTCAAGCACATCGAGGTGCGCCACGGCGGCGGCCGTATCAAGGTCAGGGAGGAGAACGCGGCCGCCGCGCTGGAGATCATGAGCCGGTTCGCGGTCGACCCGCGCTGGCTGGTCTACCTGCCGCCGACGATGGCGCCGCCGGAGACCTCCCGGCTCGACGGCTACCTGGAGCACCCGGCCGAGGCGTTCGCGGAGTTCACCGAGGCGGGGATCACCCGGGTCGTGTGCGAGGAGAAGCACATGGGCTCGCGTGCGGTGGCCGTACTGGCCAGGAACCCGCAGGTGGCGGCGGCGCGGTTCGGGGTCGAGGACGGGACCGCGGGGGCCGTCTACACCCGGACGGGAAGGCCGTTCTTCGCCGACACCGACGAGTTGGTGAACCGGCTCCGGCAGGCGTGCGCGCCTCTCATGGACGAGCTGGGCACGGACTGGCTGGCGCTCGACTGTGAGCTGCTGCCCTGGTCGGCCAAGGCGGAGGGGCTGATCCGCAGCCAGTACGCGTCGGTGGGCGCGGCGGCCCGTACGGCGCTGCCCGAGGCGATCAGCGCACTGGAGGCGGCGGCCGGGCGCGGATTGGATGTGGGCGATCTACTGGACCGCACCCGACGCCGCTCCGACAACGCTGCCCGATTCAGGGACGCCTATGCGCGTTACTGCTGGCCGGTCTCCGGCCTGGAGGGCCTGCGCCTGGCGCCGTTCCAGATCCTGGCCTGCGAGGGCCGGGCCACCGCCGTGCAGGAGCCGCACTCCTGGCACCTGGACATGCTCTCCCGGCTCGCCGACCCGCTGATCGCACCCACCCGGCACCTGACCGTCGATCTGGCCTCGCAGGAGTCCATGGACGCGGCGACCGCCTGGTGGTCGGCGCTGACGGCCGACGGTGGCGAGGGCATGGTCGTCAAGCCGCTGGAGTGGCCTCACCCGGCGGACGCCACGGGCGCGGCCGTGCCCGCCGGCCGGGTGCAGCCGGGGGTGAAGGTGCGCGGGCGGGAGTACCTGCGGATCATCTACGGCCCCGACTACACCGAGAGCCTGGAGGTCCTGCGCCGCCGTTTCCTGGGCCGCAAGCGCTCGCTGGCCCTGCGGGAGCACGCCCTCGGGCTGGAGGCGCTGTCCAGGCTGGCCGAGGGCGAGCCGCTGTGGCGGGTGCATGAGGCGGTCTTCGCCGTCCTGGCGCTGGAGTCCGAGCCGGTGGACCCGCGTCTGTGA
- a CDS encoding 3' terminal RNA ribose 2'-O-methyltransferase Hen1 yields the protein MLLTISTTVRPATDLGFLLHKHPDRVQEFGQSYGVARVFYPEADEERCTAALMLDVDPVRLVRSRGRSTPDYALGQYVNDRPYAASSLLAVALADVFRTARTGRCDSRPELAAGPIPLEIALPALPCRGGPEMAHRLFEPLGWTVEARAVPLDEGFPEWGDSRYVRLSLRGEVRLADALNQLYVLLPVLDDSKHYWMASDEVDKLIRAGESWLAAHPARGLITRRYFGRHSALTRTAFARLAELGDDVAEELDPPVEEEALAVNGEEAAAAAPADGGEAVPADAEAAEGATATDSATPSPERDAAPRRPLNALRHEAVLATLAETGARTVIDLGCGSGQLVGELLGRPELTKVAGTDVSAQALAIAARRLKLNRMSDRQRERLELFQGALTYTDDRFAGYDAAVLMEVVEHVDPPRLGALERVVFGVARPAHVIVTTPNAEYNVRYNSLTGMRHPDHRFEWTRAEFRSWAARAGEEYGYHVAFRPVGDDDPEVGPPTQMALFGRGSATGAGGGDD from the coding sequence GTGTTGCTCACGATCTCCACCACCGTACGGCCCGCCACCGACCTCGGGTTCCTGCTGCACAAGCATCCGGACCGGGTCCAGGAGTTCGGCCAGTCGTACGGCGTGGCCCGCGTCTTCTATCCGGAGGCGGACGAGGAGCGTTGCACGGCGGCGCTGATGCTCGACGTCGATCCGGTCCGCCTGGTGCGCTCGCGTGGCCGGTCCACGCCCGACTACGCCCTGGGCCAGTACGTCAACGACCGGCCCTATGCCGCGTCGTCGCTCCTGGCCGTGGCGCTGGCGGACGTGTTCCGCACCGCCCGCACCGGCCGCTGCGACAGCCGTCCCGAACTGGCCGCCGGCCCCATTCCGCTGGAGATCGCACTGCCCGCGCTGCCCTGCCGGGGCGGGCCCGAGATGGCACACCGGCTGTTCGAGCCACTGGGCTGGACGGTCGAGGCGCGGGCCGTACCGTTGGACGAGGGGTTCCCCGAGTGGGGGGACTCCCGCTACGTCCGGCTGTCGCTCCGCGGAGAGGTGCGGCTGGCCGACGCGCTCAACCAGCTCTACGTGCTGCTTCCGGTGCTCGACGACTCCAAGCACTACTGGATGGCCTCCGACGAGGTGGACAAGCTGATCCGGGCCGGCGAGTCCTGGCTGGCGGCCCATCCCGCGAGGGGCCTGATCACCCGCCGCTACTTCGGCCGCCACTCGGCTCTCACCCGGACCGCTTTCGCCCGGCTGGCCGAGCTCGGAGACGACGTGGCGGAGGAACTCGACCCTCCCGTCGAGGAGGAGGCCCTCGCCGTGAACGGCGAGGAGGCCGCCGCGGCGGCCCCCGCCGACGGAGGCGAGGCCGTCCCCGCGGACGCCGAGGCGGCCGAGGGGGCCACGGCGACGGATTCGGCGACCCCCTCGCCGGAGCGGGACGCCGCGCCCAGGCGGCCGCTGAACGCGCTGCGCCACGAGGCGGTCCTCGCGACGCTGGCGGAGACCGGCGCGCGCACCGTCATCGACCTGGGATGCGGGTCGGGGCAGCTGGTCGGGGAACTGCTGGGCAGGCCGGAGCTCACGAAGGTGGCCGGGACGGACGTGTCGGCGCAGGCGCTCGCGATCGCGGCCAGGCGTCTGAAGCTCAACCGGATGTCCGACCGGCAGCGGGAGCGGCTGGAGCTGTTCCAGGGAGCGCTGACCTACACCGACGACCGGTTCGCCGGATATGACGCCGCCGTGCTCATGGAGGTCGTCGAGCATGTCGACCCACCCCGGCTGGGAGCGCTGGAGCGGGTCGTCTTCGGCGTCGCGCGGCCCGCCCACGTGATCGTGACGACCCCCAACGCCGAGTACAACGTGCGCTACAACTCCCTGACGGGCATGCGCCACCCCGACCACCGCTTCGAGTGGACCCGGGCGGAGTTCCGGTCCTGGGCGGCGAGGGCCGGCGAGGAGTACGGCTACCACGTCGCCTTCCGGCCGGTCGGCGACGACGACCCCGAGGTGGGACCGCCCACCCAGATGGCCCTGTTCGGCAGGGGAAGCGCCACGGGCGCGGGAGGCGGAGATGACTGA
- a CDS encoding LLM class F420-dependent oxidoreductase, whose translation MKLRIFTEPQQGNATYEELLAVARTAERLGFDAFFRSDHYMRISPGDPGLGSTDAWVTLAGLARETSTIRLGTLVSPVTFRLPGPLAISVAQVDQMSGGRVELGLGTGWFDAEHTAYGIPFPPVGERFARMEEQLEILTGLWTTPEGETFSFEGAHYRLADSPALPKPVQRPRPPIIIGGFGAKRTPRLAARFADEYNLPFHSLDDTKLAYGRIREACEEYGRPQIVLSAAQTVAVGADEAEIARRAEAAGYDPDALRESGLAGTPAEVVDKIGKFAELGAERIYLQVMDLSDLDHLELIAAEVLPHV comes from the coding sequence ATGAAGTTGAGGATCTTCACTGAACCGCAGCAGGGAAACGCCACCTACGAGGAACTGCTGGCGGTCGCGCGGACCGCCGAGCGCCTGGGGTTCGACGCCTTCTTCCGCTCCGACCACTACATGCGGATCTCGCCGGGCGACCCCGGCCTCGGCTCCACCGACGCCTGGGTGACCCTGGCGGGCCTGGCGAGGGAGACCTCCACGATCAGGCTCGGCACCCTGGTCAGCCCGGTCACCTTCCGGCTGCCGGGCCCGTTGGCGATCAGCGTGGCCCAGGTGGACCAGATGAGCGGCGGCCGGGTCGAACTGGGCCTGGGGACCGGCTGGTTCGACGCCGAGCACACCGCGTACGGGATCCCGTTCCCGCCGGTCGGCGAGCGTTTCGCCCGGATGGAGGAGCAGCTGGAGATCCTCACCGGGCTCTGGACCACGCCGGAGGGGGAGACGTTCTCGTTCGAGGGGGCCCACTACCGGCTGGCGGACTCGCCCGCGCTGCCCAAGCCCGTGCAGCGCCCCAGGCCACCGATCATCATCGGCGGGTTCGGCGCCAAGCGCACCCCGCGGCTGGCCGCGCGGTTCGCCGACGAGTACAACCTGCCGTTCCACAGCCTGGATGACACCAAGCTCGCCTACGGCCGGATCCGGGAGGCCTGCGAGGAGTACGGGCGTCCGCAGATCGTGCTCTCGGCAGCCCAGACCGTCGCCGTCGGCGCCGACGAGGCGGAGATCGCGCGCCGCGCCGAGGCCGCCGGGTACGACCCCGACGCGCTGCGCGAGAGCGGCCTGGCGGGCACCCCCGCCGAGGTGGTCGACAAGATCGGCAAGTTCGCCGAGCTGGGGGCCGAGCGGATCTATCTCCAGGTGATGGACCTGTCGGACCTGGACCACCTGGAACTCATCGCAGCCGAGGTCCTGCCCCACGTCTAG